Proteins encoded together in one Oncorhynchus mykiss isolate Arlee chromosome 7, USDA_OmykA_1.1, whole genome shotgun sequence window:
- the LOC110527527 gene encoding major facilitator superfamily domain-containing protein 6-A isoform X1 encodes MAADDKVVILSDDEEDQKRKYVLDEPFNTLSLELQTDREPVSAAASDTQSAPETPMASPLKDLGCFERMCLRVNSQLLISKIFYFFFYAAYGSLHPLLAVYYKQLGMSPSRSGLLVGIRYFIEFCSAPFWGVVADRFKKGKPLLLFSVLCWLVFNCGIGFVKPAAMVCKEKVDITTVAPPILPLTTMIPINGSLPDVSTNHTRRSRRDLFRSYFPSFLFVLNGRDSGYSVRRRHRRGADSNTTQSTGVSYEQNNATATTTYTPTHAQPRVVPNEQANTTQLLLNTTTMPLTIKNPTLAPNHAPTTHSILVPHEQGNTTQATPNTTSTTMATTTPSPTQPREYIIEYNEDQVESIFLLILLVIIVGEFFSTPAVTIVDTVTLQYLGKHRDRYGLQRMWGSLGWGVTMLLVGIWIDHTHLTLLIDGVVGCILPEYKNYQVAFIVFGVMMGLALVVATQFYFDSGDYRQELPQRPQEVEIPQVGGNVASPEGTESSTSDQTPITPESTIPEQPFHYSDLLRLFCSVQYSTVLFVAWFMGFGYGFVFTFLYWHLEDLKGTTTLFGVCSVLSHVSELAAYFTSHKFIELVGHIRVLYIGLACNTARYLYISYLENAWIVLPMEVLQGVTHASVWAACISYLSAAVPPALRTSAQGILQGLHLGLGRGCGAMVGGVFVNYFGAAETFRGIGMASLVILLIFSFIQCLTGQNEEKEDRMLAENIPVPSSPVPIATIDLMQNQSQVGVMVPHPDPRPPAKKTKHQEEQEDVNRPAWVLSGSPWVTIAFTVCQIREMYCMAKSSLPSETQPLQEQNDQNSSEYKAVETEHRATEVTTPP; translated from the exons ATGGCTGCAGACGACAAAGTGGTAATCCTATCGGACGACGAAGAGGACCAGAAGAGGAAGTACGTCCTGGACGAACCCTTCAACACTCTTTCCCTGGAGCTGCAGACCGACCGAGAGCCAGTGTCTGCTGCAGCATCAGACACACAGTCTGCTCCAGAGACACCCATGGCCTCGCCACTGAAAGACCTAGGCTGCTTTGAGAGGATGTGCCTTCGAGTCAACTCCCAGCTCCTCATCTCCAAgatcttctacttcttcttctatgCAGCATACGGATCCCTGCACCCACTCCTAGCTGTCTACTACAAGCAGCTCGGGATGTCGCCAAGCCGTAGTGGACTGTTGGTTGGGATCCGGTACTTTATAGAGTTCTGCAGTGCGCCATTCTGGGGAGTGGTGGCCGATCGTTTTAAGAAAGGGAAGCCATTGTTGCTGTTCTCTGTGCTGTGTTGGTTGGTGTTCAACTGTGGCATCGGCTTTGTCAAACCAGCTGCCATGGTCTGTAAGGAGAAGGTGGACATCACCACTGTGGCTCCACCAATACTCCCCTTGACGACAATGATACCAATTAACGGCTCGCTACCGGACGTTTCCACCAATCACACGAGGAGAAGTCGTCGGGATTTGTTTCGAAGTTACTTTCCTAGCTTCCTTTTTGTTTTGAACGGCCGTGATTCTGGCTATAGTGTACGCCGCAGGCATAGAAGAGGTGCTGATAGCAATACCACCCAATCCACAGGGGTGTCTTACGAGCAGAACAATGCCACGGCAACAACCACTTACACCCCCACCCATGCCCAACCCAGAGTGGTGCCTAATGAGCAAGCCAATACCACTCAGCTTTTACTGAATACCACAACTATGCCACTAACCATTAAAAACCCCACCCTTGCCCCtaaccatgcccccaccacacatTCCATATTGGTGCCTCACGAGCAGGGCAATACCACTCAAGCTACACCAAATACTACTTCAACAACTATGGCAACCACTACCCCTTCCCCCACCCAACCCAGAGAGTACATCATTGAGTACAACGAGGATCAGGTAGAGAGCATCTTTCTCCTAATCCTCTTGGTCATCATCGTGGGGGAGTTCTTCAGCACACCGGCAGTCACCATTGTGGACACGGTGACGTTACAGTACCTGGGGAAGCACCGGGACCGCTACGGCCTGCAGAGAATGTGGGGGTCCCTTGGCTGGGGCGTGACCATGCTGCTAGTGGGTATCTGGATAGACCACACCCACCTTACGCTGCTCATCGACGGCGTGGTCGGCTGTATCCTGCCCGAGTATAAGAACTACCAG GTGGCCTTCATAGTGTTTGGAGTGATGATGGGCCTGGCCCTGGTGGTAGCAACACAATTCTACTTCGACAG tggGGACTACAGACAGGAGTTGCCTCAGAGGCCccaggaggtagagataccacaG GTAGGCGGGAACGTGGCATCTCCAGAGGGGACCGAGAGCTCCACCTCGGACCAGACCCCCATCACCCCAGAGTCCACCATCCCCGAACAGCCTTTCCACTACAGTGACCTCCTCAGGCTGTTCTGTAgtgttcagtacagcacagtgctGTTCGTCGCCTGGTTCATGGGCTTCGGTTACGGCTTTGTGTTCACCTTCCTGTATTGGCATCTTGAGGACCTGAAGGGGACCACCACGCTGTTTGGTGTGTGTTCGGTTCTGAGTCATGTGTCAGAGCTGGCTGCTTACTTCACCAGTCATAAGTTTATTGAGCTGGTGGGACACATCAG GGTCTTGTACATTGGCTTGGCATGTAACACAGCACGCTACCTGTACATTTCTTACTTGGAGAATGCATGGATAGTTCTGCCTATGGAGGTCTTGCAAG GTGTGACCCATGCGTCCGTTTGGGCAGCCTGTATCTCCTACCTGAGTGCCGCGGTGCCCCCAGCTCTGAGGACCTCTGCCCAGGGTATCCTCCAGGGTCTACACCTGGGGCTGGGACGGGGCTGCGGGGCCATGGTGGGGGGAGTCTTCGTCAACTATTTTG GAGCTGCAGAGACGTTCAGAGGGATTGGAATGGCTTCCCTGGTGATACTCCTCATCTTCTCCTTCATTCAGTGTCTGACCGGACAGAACGAGGAAaagg AGGACAGGATGCTAGCAGAGAACATTCCGGTTCCTTCCAGTCCAGTTCCCATCGCTACCATAGACTTGATGCAGAACCAGAGCCAG gtgGGTGTGATGGTGCCCCACCCTGACCCTAGACCCCCGGCTAAGAAGACCAAGCaccaggaggagcaggaggatgtTAACAGACCGGCCTGGGTGCTGAGTGGATCCCCCTGGGTCACCATAGCCTTCActgtctgccagatcagagagaTGTACTGCATGGCCAAGAGTAGTCTACCCTCAGAGACACAGCCACTGCAG GAGCAAAATGATCAGAACTCTTCTGAATACAAGGCAGTGGAGACTGAACACAGAGCAACAGAAGTCACCACACCACCATAA
- the LOC110527527 gene encoding major facilitator superfamily domain-containing protein 6-A isoform X2 yields MAADDKVVILSDDEEDQKRKYVLDEPFNTLSLELQTDREPVSAAASDTQSAPETPMASPLKDLGCFERMCLRVNSQLLISKIFYFFFYAAYGSLHPLLAVYYKQLGMSPSRSGLLVGIRYFIEFCSAPFWGVVADRFKKGKPLLLFSVLCWLVFNCGIGFVKPAAMVCKEKVDITTVAPPILPLTTMIPINGSLPDVSTNHTRRSRRDLFRSYFPSFLFVLNGRDSGYSVRRRHRRGADSNTTQSTGVSYEQNNATATTTYTPTHAQPRVVPNEQANTTQLLLNTTTMPLTIKNPTLAPNHAPTTHSILVPHEQGNTTQATPNTTSTTMATTTPSPTQPREYIIEYNEDQVESIFLLILLVIIVGEFFSTPAVTIVDTVTLQYLGKHRDRYGLQRMWGSLGWGVTMLLVGIWIDHTHLTLLIDGVVGCILPEYKNYQVAFIVFGVMMGLALVVATQFYFDSGDYRQELPQRPQEVEIPQVGGNVASPEGTESSTSDQTPITPESTIPEQPFHYSDLLRLFCSVQYSTVLFVAWFMGFGYGFVFTFLYWHLEDLKGTTTLFGVCSVLSHVSELAAYFTSHKFIELVGHIRVLYIGLACNTARYLYISYLENAWIVLPMEVLQGVTHASVWAACISYLSAAVPPALRTSAQGILQGLHLGLGRGCGAMVGGVFVNYFGAAETFRGIGMASLVILLIFSFIQCLTGQNEEKEDRMLAENIPVPSSPVPIATIDLMQNQSQVGVMVPHPDPRPPAKKTKHQEEQEDVNRPAWVLSGSPWVTIAFTVCQIREMYCMAKSSLPSETQPLQKGAK; encoded by the exons ATGGCTGCAGACGACAAAGTGGTAATCCTATCGGACGACGAAGAGGACCAGAAGAGGAAGTACGTCCTGGACGAACCCTTCAACACTCTTTCCCTGGAGCTGCAGACCGACCGAGAGCCAGTGTCTGCTGCAGCATCAGACACACAGTCTGCTCCAGAGACACCCATGGCCTCGCCACTGAAAGACCTAGGCTGCTTTGAGAGGATGTGCCTTCGAGTCAACTCCCAGCTCCTCATCTCCAAgatcttctacttcttcttctatgCAGCATACGGATCCCTGCACCCACTCCTAGCTGTCTACTACAAGCAGCTCGGGATGTCGCCAAGCCGTAGTGGACTGTTGGTTGGGATCCGGTACTTTATAGAGTTCTGCAGTGCGCCATTCTGGGGAGTGGTGGCCGATCGTTTTAAGAAAGGGAAGCCATTGTTGCTGTTCTCTGTGCTGTGTTGGTTGGTGTTCAACTGTGGCATCGGCTTTGTCAAACCAGCTGCCATGGTCTGTAAGGAGAAGGTGGACATCACCACTGTGGCTCCACCAATACTCCCCTTGACGACAATGATACCAATTAACGGCTCGCTACCGGACGTTTCCACCAATCACACGAGGAGAAGTCGTCGGGATTTGTTTCGAAGTTACTTTCCTAGCTTCCTTTTTGTTTTGAACGGCCGTGATTCTGGCTATAGTGTACGCCGCAGGCATAGAAGAGGTGCTGATAGCAATACCACCCAATCCACAGGGGTGTCTTACGAGCAGAACAATGCCACGGCAACAACCACTTACACCCCCACCCATGCCCAACCCAGAGTGGTGCCTAATGAGCAAGCCAATACCACTCAGCTTTTACTGAATACCACAACTATGCCACTAACCATTAAAAACCCCACCCTTGCCCCtaaccatgcccccaccacacatTCCATATTGGTGCCTCACGAGCAGGGCAATACCACTCAAGCTACACCAAATACTACTTCAACAACTATGGCAACCACTACCCCTTCCCCCACCCAACCCAGAGAGTACATCATTGAGTACAACGAGGATCAGGTAGAGAGCATCTTTCTCCTAATCCTCTTGGTCATCATCGTGGGGGAGTTCTTCAGCACACCGGCAGTCACCATTGTGGACACGGTGACGTTACAGTACCTGGGGAAGCACCGGGACCGCTACGGCCTGCAGAGAATGTGGGGGTCCCTTGGCTGGGGCGTGACCATGCTGCTAGTGGGTATCTGGATAGACCACACCCACCTTACGCTGCTCATCGACGGCGTGGTCGGCTGTATCCTGCCCGAGTATAAGAACTACCAG GTGGCCTTCATAGTGTTTGGAGTGATGATGGGCCTGGCCCTGGTGGTAGCAACACAATTCTACTTCGACAG tggGGACTACAGACAGGAGTTGCCTCAGAGGCCccaggaggtagagataccacaG GTAGGCGGGAACGTGGCATCTCCAGAGGGGACCGAGAGCTCCACCTCGGACCAGACCCCCATCACCCCAGAGTCCACCATCCCCGAACAGCCTTTCCACTACAGTGACCTCCTCAGGCTGTTCTGTAgtgttcagtacagcacagtgctGTTCGTCGCCTGGTTCATGGGCTTCGGTTACGGCTTTGTGTTCACCTTCCTGTATTGGCATCTTGAGGACCTGAAGGGGACCACCACGCTGTTTGGTGTGTGTTCGGTTCTGAGTCATGTGTCAGAGCTGGCTGCTTACTTCACCAGTCATAAGTTTATTGAGCTGGTGGGACACATCAG GGTCTTGTACATTGGCTTGGCATGTAACACAGCACGCTACCTGTACATTTCTTACTTGGAGAATGCATGGATAGTTCTGCCTATGGAGGTCTTGCAAG GTGTGACCCATGCGTCCGTTTGGGCAGCCTGTATCTCCTACCTGAGTGCCGCGGTGCCCCCAGCTCTGAGGACCTCTGCCCAGGGTATCCTCCAGGGTCTACACCTGGGGCTGGGACGGGGCTGCGGGGCCATGGTGGGGGGAGTCTTCGTCAACTATTTTG GAGCTGCAGAGACGTTCAGAGGGATTGGAATGGCTTCCCTGGTGATACTCCTCATCTTCTCCTTCATTCAGTGTCTGACCGGACAGAACGAGGAAaagg AGGACAGGATGCTAGCAGAGAACATTCCGGTTCCTTCCAGTCCAGTTCCCATCGCTACCATAGACTTGATGCAGAACCAGAGCCAG gtgGGTGTGATGGTGCCCCACCCTGACCCTAGACCCCCGGCTAAGAAGACCAAGCaccaggaggagcaggaggatgtTAACAGACCGGCCTGGGTGCTGAGTGGATCCCCCTGGGTCACCATAGCCTTCActgtctgccagatcagagagaTGTACTGCATGGCCAAGAGTAGTCTACCCTCAGAGACACAGCCACTGCAG AAAG GAGCAAAATGA
- the LOC110527527 gene encoding major facilitator superfamily domain-containing protein 6-A isoform X3 — protein sequence MAADDKVVILSDDEEDQKRKYVLDEPFNTLSLELQTDREPVSAAASDTQSAPETPMASPLKDLGCFERMCLRVNSQLLISKIFYFFFYAAYGSLHPLLAVYYKQLGMSPSRSGLLVGIRYFIEFCSAPFWGVVADRFKKGKPLLLFSVLCWLVFNCGIGFVKPAAMVCKEKVDITTVAPPILPLTTMIPINGSLPDVSTNHTRRSRRDLFRSYFPSFLFVLNGRDSGYSVRRRHRRGADSNTTQSTGVSYEQNNATATTTYTPTHAQPRVVPNEQANTTQLLLNTTTMPLTIKNPTLAPNHAPTTHSILVPHEQGNTTQATPNTTSTTMATTTPSPTQPREYIIEYNEDQVESIFLLILLVIIVGEFFSTPAVTIVDTVTLQYLGKHRDRYGLQRMWGSLGWGVTMLLVGIWIDHTHLTLLIDGVVGCILPEYKNYQVAFIVFGVMMGLALVVATQFYFDSGDYRQELPQRPQEVEIPQVGGNVASPEGTESSTSDQTPITPESTIPEQPFHYSDLLRLFCSVQYSTVLFVAWFMGFGYGFVFTFLYWHLEDLKGTTTLFGVCSVLSHVSELAAYFTSHKFIELVGHIRVLYIGLACNTARYLYISYLENAWIVLPMEVLQGVTHASVWAACISYLSAAVPPALRTSAQGILQGLHLGLGRGCGAMVGGVFVNYFGAAETFRGIGMASLVILLIFSFIQCLTGQNEEKEDRMLAENIPVPSSPVPIATIDLMQNQSQVGVMVPHPDPRPPAKKTKHQEEQEDVNRPAWVLSGSPWVTIAFTVCQIREMYCMAKSSLPSETQPLQ from the exons ATGGCTGCAGACGACAAAGTGGTAATCCTATCGGACGACGAAGAGGACCAGAAGAGGAAGTACGTCCTGGACGAACCCTTCAACACTCTTTCCCTGGAGCTGCAGACCGACCGAGAGCCAGTGTCTGCTGCAGCATCAGACACACAGTCTGCTCCAGAGACACCCATGGCCTCGCCACTGAAAGACCTAGGCTGCTTTGAGAGGATGTGCCTTCGAGTCAACTCCCAGCTCCTCATCTCCAAgatcttctacttcttcttctatgCAGCATACGGATCCCTGCACCCACTCCTAGCTGTCTACTACAAGCAGCTCGGGATGTCGCCAAGCCGTAGTGGACTGTTGGTTGGGATCCGGTACTTTATAGAGTTCTGCAGTGCGCCATTCTGGGGAGTGGTGGCCGATCGTTTTAAGAAAGGGAAGCCATTGTTGCTGTTCTCTGTGCTGTGTTGGTTGGTGTTCAACTGTGGCATCGGCTTTGTCAAACCAGCTGCCATGGTCTGTAAGGAGAAGGTGGACATCACCACTGTGGCTCCACCAATACTCCCCTTGACGACAATGATACCAATTAACGGCTCGCTACCGGACGTTTCCACCAATCACACGAGGAGAAGTCGTCGGGATTTGTTTCGAAGTTACTTTCCTAGCTTCCTTTTTGTTTTGAACGGCCGTGATTCTGGCTATAGTGTACGCCGCAGGCATAGAAGAGGTGCTGATAGCAATACCACCCAATCCACAGGGGTGTCTTACGAGCAGAACAATGCCACGGCAACAACCACTTACACCCCCACCCATGCCCAACCCAGAGTGGTGCCTAATGAGCAAGCCAATACCACTCAGCTTTTACTGAATACCACAACTATGCCACTAACCATTAAAAACCCCACCCTTGCCCCtaaccatgcccccaccacacatTCCATATTGGTGCCTCACGAGCAGGGCAATACCACTCAAGCTACACCAAATACTACTTCAACAACTATGGCAACCACTACCCCTTCCCCCACCCAACCCAGAGAGTACATCATTGAGTACAACGAGGATCAGGTAGAGAGCATCTTTCTCCTAATCCTCTTGGTCATCATCGTGGGGGAGTTCTTCAGCACACCGGCAGTCACCATTGTGGACACGGTGACGTTACAGTACCTGGGGAAGCACCGGGACCGCTACGGCCTGCAGAGAATGTGGGGGTCCCTTGGCTGGGGCGTGACCATGCTGCTAGTGGGTATCTGGATAGACCACACCCACCTTACGCTGCTCATCGACGGCGTGGTCGGCTGTATCCTGCCCGAGTATAAGAACTACCAG GTGGCCTTCATAGTGTTTGGAGTGATGATGGGCCTGGCCCTGGTGGTAGCAACACAATTCTACTTCGACAG tggGGACTACAGACAGGAGTTGCCTCAGAGGCCccaggaggtagagataccacaG GTAGGCGGGAACGTGGCATCTCCAGAGGGGACCGAGAGCTCCACCTCGGACCAGACCCCCATCACCCCAGAGTCCACCATCCCCGAACAGCCTTTCCACTACAGTGACCTCCTCAGGCTGTTCTGTAgtgttcagtacagcacagtgctGTTCGTCGCCTGGTTCATGGGCTTCGGTTACGGCTTTGTGTTCACCTTCCTGTATTGGCATCTTGAGGACCTGAAGGGGACCACCACGCTGTTTGGTGTGTGTTCGGTTCTGAGTCATGTGTCAGAGCTGGCTGCTTACTTCACCAGTCATAAGTTTATTGAGCTGGTGGGACACATCAG GGTCTTGTACATTGGCTTGGCATGTAACACAGCACGCTACCTGTACATTTCTTACTTGGAGAATGCATGGATAGTTCTGCCTATGGAGGTCTTGCAAG GTGTGACCCATGCGTCCGTTTGGGCAGCCTGTATCTCCTACCTGAGTGCCGCGGTGCCCCCAGCTCTGAGGACCTCTGCCCAGGGTATCCTCCAGGGTCTACACCTGGGGCTGGGACGGGGCTGCGGGGCCATGGTGGGGGGAGTCTTCGTCAACTATTTTG GAGCTGCAGAGACGTTCAGAGGGATTGGAATGGCTTCCCTGGTGATACTCCTCATCTTCTCCTTCATTCAGTGTCTGACCGGACAGAACGAGGAAaagg AGGACAGGATGCTAGCAGAGAACATTCCGGTTCCTTCCAGTCCAGTTCCCATCGCTACCATAGACTTGATGCAGAACCAGAGCCAG gtgGGTGTGATGGTGCCCCACCCTGACCCTAGACCCCCGGCTAAGAAGACCAAGCaccaggaggagcaggaggatgtTAACAGACCGGCCTGGGTGCTGAGTGGATCCCCCTGGGTCACCATAGCCTTCActgtctgccagatcagagagaTGTACTGCATGGCCAAGAGTAGTCTACCCTCAGAGACACAGCCACTGCAG TGA
- the LOC110527527 gene encoding major facilitator superfamily domain-containing protein 6-A isoform X5 codes for MAADDKVVILSDDEEDQKRKYVLDEPFNTLSLELQTDREPVSAAASDTQSAPETPMASPLKDLGCFERMCLRVNSQLLISKIFYFFFYAAYGSLHPLLAVYYKQLGMSPSRSGLLVGIRYFIEFCSAPFWGVVADRFKKGKPLLLFSVLCWLVFNCGIGFVKPAAMVCKEKVDITTVAPPILPLTTMIPINGSLPDVSTNHTRRSRRDLFRSYFPSFLFVLNGRDSGYSVRRRHRRGADSNTTQSTGVSYEQNNATATTTYTPTHAQPRVVPNEQANTTQLLLNTTTMPLTIKNPTLAPNHAPTTHSILVPHEQGNTTQATPNTTSTTMATTTPSPTQPREYIIEYNEDQVESIFLLILLVIIVGEFFSTPAVTIVDTVTLQYLGKHRDRYGLQRMWGSLGWGVTMLLVGIWIDHTHLTLLIDGVVGCILPEYKNYQVAFIVFGVMMGLALVVATQFYFDSGDYRQELPQRPQEVEIPQVGGNVASPEGTESSTSDQTPITPESTIPEQPFHYSDLLRLFCSVQYSTVLFVAWFMGFGYGFVFTFLYWHLEDLKGTTTLFGVCSVLSHVSELAAYFTSHKFIELVGHIRCDPCVRLGSLYLLPECRGAPSSEDLCPGYPPGSTPGAGTGLRGHGGGSLRQLFWSCRDVQRDWNGFPGDTPHLLLHSVSDRTERGKGGQDASREHSGSFQSSSHRYHRLDAEPEPGGCDGAPP; via the exons ATGGCTGCAGACGACAAAGTGGTAATCCTATCGGACGACGAAGAGGACCAGAAGAGGAAGTACGTCCTGGACGAACCCTTCAACACTCTTTCCCTGGAGCTGCAGACCGACCGAGAGCCAGTGTCTGCTGCAGCATCAGACACACAGTCTGCTCCAGAGACACCCATGGCCTCGCCACTGAAAGACCTAGGCTGCTTTGAGAGGATGTGCCTTCGAGTCAACTCCCAGCTCCTCATCTCCAAgatcttctacttcttcttctatgCAGCATACGGATCCCTGCACCCACTCCTAGCTGTCTACTACAAGCAGCTCGGGATGTCGCCAAGCCGTAGTGGACTGTTGGTTGGGATCCGGTACTTTATAGAGTTCTGCAGTGCGCCATTCTGGGGAGTGGTGGCCGATCGTTTTAAGAAAGGGAAGCCATTGTTGCTGTTCTCTGTGCTGTGTTGGTTGGTGTTCAACTGTGGCATCGGCTTTGTCAAACCAGCTGCCATGGTCTGTAAGGAGAAGGTGGACATCACCACTGTGGCTCCACCAATACTCCCCTTGACGACAATGATACCAATTAACGGCTCGCTACCGGACGTTTCCACCAATCACACGAGGAGAAGTCGTCGGGATTTGTTTCGAAGTTACTTTCCTAGCTTCCTTTTTGTTTTGAACGGCCGTGATTCTGGCTATAGTGTACGCCGCAGGCATAGAAGAGGTGCTGATAGCAATACCACCCAATCCACAGGGGTGTCTTACGAGCAGAACAATGCCACGGCAACAACCACTTACACCCCCACCCATGCCCAACCCAGAGTGGTGCCTAATGAGCAAGCCAATACCACTCAGCTTTTACTGAATACCACAACTATGCCACTAACCATTAAAAACCCCACCCTTGCCCCtaaccatgcccccaccacacatTCCATATTGGTGCCTCACGAGCAGGGCAATACCACTCAAGCTACACCAAATACTACTTCAACAACTATGGCAACCACTACCCCTTCCCCCACCCAACCCAGAGAGTACATCATTGAGTACAACGAGGATCAGGTAGAGAGCATCTTTCTCCTAATCCTCTTGGTCATCATCGTGGGGGAGTTCTTCAGCACACCGGCAGTCACCATTGTGGACACGGTGACGTTACAGTACCTGGGGAAGCACCGGGACCGCTACGGCCTGCAGAGAATGTGGGGGTCCCTTGGCTGGGGCGTGACCATGCTGCTAGTGGGTATCTGGATAGACCACACCCACCTTACGCTGCTCATCGACGGCGTGGTCGGCTGTATCCTGCCCGAGTATAAGAACTACCAG GTGGCCTTCATAGTGTTTGGAGTGATGATGGGCCTGGCCCTGGTGGTAGCAACACAATTCTACTTCGACAG tggGGACTACAGACAGGAGTTGCCTCAGAGGCCccaggaggtagagataccacaG GTAGGCGGGAACGTGGCATCTCCAGAGGGGACCGAGAGCTCCACCTCGGACCAGACCCCCATCACCCCAGAGTCCACCATCCCCGAACAGCCTTTCCACTACAGTGACCTCCTCAGGCTGTTCTGTAgtgttcagtacagcacagtgctGTTCGTCGCCTGGTTCATGGGCTTCGGTTACGGCTTTGTGTTCACCTTCCTGTATTGGCATCTTGAGGACCTGAAGGGGACCACCACGCTGTTTGGTGTGTGTTCGGTTCTGAGTCATGTGTCAGAGCTGGCTGCTTACTTCACCAGTCATAAGTTTATTGAGCTGGTGGGACACATCAG GTGTGACCCATGCGTCCGTTTGGGCAGCCTGTATCTCCTACCTGAGTGCCGCGGTGCCCCCAGCTCTGAGGACCTCTGCCCAGGGTATCCTCCAGGGTCTACACCTGGGGCTGGGACGGGGCTGCGGGGCCATGGTGGGGGGAGTCTTCGTCAACTATTTTG GAGCTGCAGAGACGTTCAGAGGGATTGGAATGGCTTCCCTGGTGATACTCCTCATCTTCTCCTTCATTCAGTGTCTGACCGGACAGAACGAGGAAaagg AGGACAGGATGCTAGCAGAGAACATTCCGGTTCCTTCCAGTCCAGTTCCCATCGCTACCATAGACTTGATGCAGAACCAGAGCCAG gtgGGTGTGATGGTGCCCCACCCTGA